Within Vicia villosa cultivar HV-30 ecotype Madison, WI linkage group LG1, Vvil1.0, whole genome shotgun sequence, the genomic segment CTAGGCTACTCAAGTACATGTTTCTGACATGACCAAGCTTCATAGGTTGTCTTGCTGCTCAACTTCTTTATTAGACGTCTATTGATTATATGGACTGCAATTGAGGTAGCCTTCCTCCGTAAATGGTTTGGAATCTGCTTTGCCTTAAGCACGCTTCTAGATTACCAAGTTCTTCACGAAATAGTAGCATACTTCTAAGCTAGTTCTTATTACTtgtcatgtgattgttgcacccagTATCAAGATACAATACATTGGATTTGTCTTGAGTTAGATGTGTGTTGGCCATCAAAATAACCTTCTTGGAGTTATTACTTCCTCCATGTGAAAATTGTGCCTCTTCCTTATTATTACCATTGACTTCCTTGTTGAAGTAGCAGTTTCTAGCATAATGACCAAACTTTTAATAGCAATAACATTGGATTTTCTTCATAGCTTTTTATTTGTATCAGGGGCACCATTCTTGCTTGCCAATCTTTGACTCTTTGGACTCTTGCCAGCACCATCCTCATGCCACTTcttattccttttttttctttgctaGTCTTCGAAGAATCTTCTTTCATTTTCTTGAAGACCTTGGCCTGCAATATTTGCTCTGCAACTTTTTTTGAGTTTCTTTGTTTCAACCTCACTTCACGTGCCTCGAGAAATGCTTGTAATTCTTCAAAATTCACTTTAGATAAGTCTTTGAAAGATCTCAAgttaattattgttgttattatattaaattacaaATTTGTTAACTTTTTGGTCCAACACATTATTCtacattaatttttatttttacgtAACTTCAAAGACTAATCTCTCGAACCGGAGAGGATAACAATGAATAgtcattatatttttattaaaaaaataataatcacacATTTAAAtatcattatattttattaataatcatacaatgtattttttaattgaaaaatgtATTAATTTATTAGTCTATTTATAAATGTCATGTTTAGGGATGGAAATTTGACTCATTTTTATTGGATAGCTACAAAAAATACCTATAATCGATAGGGTAAAAATCTACAAAATGGATAAAGGCATGAGCTTGAGTAATTAAACACTAAAATAAGCGGGTATGGACACCTTAGTACTAGAGGTGGCAAAGAGATATGTCCGTCACATTTAGGTCATCCTTGCAAAAGCTCGCAAAAAACAGGACAGACATACTTGAGGGTGCAGGCCTAGAACCTAGGTCCGCCCCACACTAAAAGTGAAGGAGGGCGAGACGGACCTGCGTGCATTGCACCTTCTAagcataaaaatacaaaaattcatGTAAATGCTTGTTTATGCCAAAGCCCGTAAAAACAGAACGGGGCAGACACATTAGAGGTTGCGAGCCTAAATCTTTGGTCCTTCTTACACTAAAGTGCGGGTAAAGCAGACATGCCAAACGAGCCAGActcattttgccacccctacttaatACACACTCCGTCTCATTCACgcacaatatatatttatatattttgattatgtTATCATATAAAAGTGTATGTCTATCAATTTTAAAAAGTATATCAATGttaaaaaacacacacacacacacacacacacacacacacatatatatatatatatatatatatatatatatatatatatatatatatatatatatatatatatatatatatatatatatatatatatatatatatatatatatatatatatatatatatatatatatatatatatatatatatatatatatatatatatatatatatatatatatataaaagtgtatgtctatcaattttaaaaatatatcaatgATAAACCATCACATATTTAATATTAGTGTTCAtttatttcataattcaacaataaattttttgaaatcttctttaatatttttaaaaacttaaaatgatatgatattttataattgatctatttatttttattagaaatgcaaatttaaaatgatatgatattttataattgatctatttatttttattagaaatgcaAATGATAGTTACGGGTATGAGTATTTACATATCCATAGATTACGGGTGCTAACATTAGTGCCCAAACGAGTAAGCGTTcggatataaaaaaaaatcccAACCACAAATATGGAGATGGATTGTAACACTCTGTCTAAACACTATTCATTGTCATCCCTAATCATATTGCtgatttaaaatcaaattattgAACTCAAATGATACAAACGAATTGCTCGTAACAAATTGAGTTAAACATTTGGCTGAAATAATTTTTGATCAAGTTTTAGTTTTCCCCCTGAGCAAACTTTTGGTTACTAAGAATAAGTCCAAGTAGCAAATCAGATTCAAACCTTTTTTTTATGGGAAATCAGATTCAAACTTTGAAACTTTTTATAATGTCAAATTCAAAGTTTGTAGTGTCTAACTCATTCTCAACCCTATTCTGAATTATCAAACCGAAGTAAAAAAATTTGCAGTATATACCCTTCTATTTCTGCAGAGGTGTTTTCTTTTAAAGCAAGAAAAATTATTCTAGAGTCATAGAGCGCTTCATATCGAAACTGTTGAAGAATCTGATTAACATTCGCAGTTCAACAATTTTATGGACCAAACTAGATATTTATACTTTTCAAAGCTCCAAGACCAAAGTGGGGTTTGATTAACTGTTTTTTAAGACACTTCAGGTTGAATATGACATCATTCCTGTACTTTTTGTATATATAATCAATTAAGCACAAGCAAAACTATTTAGTTCAATAAATTTACTTCATGCCAAACAAAGTTGCATATGTCTCAATATTCCATACCACCAAGCAGAAAACAAGTCATTTGTAAGGTAAATAACTATAagtcattgattttttttttgttatcatGTTTATTATTTTGGATGCCAAAAGAGAAACATGGAGCATAAACATAAAGACAACCAAAAAAGAGGGTGAGCATGCCAGAACCATTCATTCATCAATAGACAGTGAATCCTGCTTTATGAAGCCTTCAGTTCATCCAAACCAAATCGAGCCTGCGCCAAAACAACAAGCTTTTAAGTTCCAAGATCCTTTAAGAAATTAGTATCTTTATCATGCAACTGCTATCACTATATATATAGGGCTTCTTTAACAGCAAAATTTACCAGAAACTTGTGATTCTCTTCGAGGAAAGGAGAAAAGGTGGTACAGAATTTCTCTATGTCAGCATTAACATCACCACCTCCCTGTATCACGTCCATGAATTTCTTCCTATCAGGAGCAAGCTTCATCGCTACCTGTAGGTAAAGTATTTATTGTTACAAAAAGTATGTTACCATATACTACATGAAAACTCTTTAAAAAGTAAACAAATCCATTACAGTGAAGCTTGAACTAGCAAGCCATCCATGCCACTTCTTTAGAGTCTTGTTATAGGAATCTGTACAGGCTTGTGACATTGACCAGTCTGTATGCTCAATTAAGTTCCGGAAAAGTGCCACCAAGAAATCCATTGCTCTGAAGAATTTATAGGCcagataaataaatataaacaacatAAAGGAAAAATTAAGTGTTTGCCAAGGCTCTCTGACCACGAGATAAAACTAGTAAACTACGAATATGAATTATTTAGAGCTTCATAAGTTGAAAGAAaactgaagaaaaataaaatgcttTATAATTGGAGCTCCTGAAAGTATTCACCATGGAACTGAAAagattataaaattaatataaatcttTCATAACATCTTGAAAAGAGAGTCAATTAGAACAAATGAGAAGTTTGGGCTTTTGATTGTTTATAAGAATGAACCAGGTTTGGTAAATGTTGACACGTAAAAAAGGTCATTGGAGAATATCATGGCAGATGTGCAATGATAAAATCCACATGTAGGAAACTTGTATAGAATCTATATTCATTATGTCAAGTATCATGCTGCATTTTGGCcccaaatttttaaaaacatgTATCTTGATAGTACTTATATTATCATATTTCACACTAAAATAATTCCTTTTGAGTCTTATGTATATCATGATGATACCTTTTTTCCTGATCTTTATTTTGGCTGTTCATTTACTCATGCAAGAAAAAAAACTCGGCTTGGAATATTACAACGTCAAGAAATCGTTTTATAGGTTTTCTATAAAACGAGAATTGAGAATGCCATACCAGATAGAATTACAAGTTAAGCAGTAATTGGATGGCATTCATTACCTCGTAAGCCAAAGAAGCCCATTGGTACAACTGGATGATGACTTGGCAGTTTTAGTTTCAACCTCTACTTGTACCAAACTATACAGGTAGTTGAATTTGGTTGGACTAGATGAATATTTAGATTCCAATCTCTGCGATGAAAGTCAACATAGTAATAGTATAGAGTAAGAATACAACGCATCTGAATTGTTGAGTCCAATAGTATTTACTTATGGCACATACCACATACCAAAAGTTGTATAAAATGTAAATTCTTAAAATTTGGGTTCGGCCTGACTCAATCTTAAAAAACCGACTTATAAGGTGACAGTTGTCCAAGCTTTATAAACACTAAATATACCATATCTCTAGAAAATGTGAGACTTAATCCACCCATTCACACCCAACATGATGAAGGTGTTGGAGATTGCAAAGAAGGCAGCTCAAATGCCGCAATCTATACCTCAAGATATGGCAAAGCCAAAATAACCATGGCATGTccatataagaaaaaaatattacagTGATTTAATGCTGCAAGCAATCATATGAATCACATAAAAAAACACATACGATGGAAATAGGTGACAAAACATACCGATATATTGCCACCTATGTCAGATTTAACAAGGGTCATAGCCGCTCCAAACTTTTCTGCCATTAGAAAAACACTAGTTCAGCCAATAATGGTACAAGTACTCATATTATAGTACAGTTGAGACAAAGACCATGCATCAAATTGCAGCAAAATGATTTGCAATCTATCATGTTTTACATGTTTAAGTTGTAGAATTTAGATTGTAACAAACTACTTTTACAGAACAAAATATATGTTCGTGTTTTTGATAGAGAAGGGTTCATATTCCTCCTGTTTTCTACTCCTTTTCCACTTAATGAAATATTTATGTATCAATAAAAAAAGATTTAGACACTTACATAACCAAGAGACAAAAACAGTCTGCAAAGTGTTCACATATTGCTAAAGGATAAAAAGAGAAAGGGTCTCAAATGCAGTGATATTGCATATACAATTCCCTAATATAATTACTAAATAACCAAAATTAAACTCTAAAACATACCACACAATCATCTGAGTATCGTGACATTAAAATTGCTAGTATGAATCGAATATAAGGAGTAAGGTAAAGGGACGGCTTAATAAAGATACAATTGTCTTATAAGATGCAGATAGTGACTATTTAGATTCAGGCTTCAATGCTGCGTAGACTTAATTTGCAATATTAGAACAAAATTATGGCAAATACAGTATTTCTAACATACATTTGATTATTCAGAAGGACCATTCTATGTTCCTCTCACAAAATAAAACACATCAAAATGtcaaataaacaagttttacttTCACTATCCTTGTCTTGCACAATAACAAAGTAAAGGACCTAGAGCATGTACCTATAACAGGAAGTATCTGCTTGCACACTTCCAAGAAAGGCTGTGACAGAATCTCTCCCTGTTCAGACTTAACATTCTTTATTCCTTCCAATGCAGGAGCGAAAACAGTCCCTTCCATTTCCGTGCTTTGCTGCGTAAGACATGGCCATAACTCAACAAATATGCAAGTAAAAGTTTAACAGACCAAATCTATCTTACCATAAATTTCAGAACCAAAAATCAAGAAGATAAACACAAATCTTTCATCAGTGGAAGAAATGACCAATGGTAAATAGCATGGGAAGTATACAAAATTAACACCGCTTAAAGGATAAATATAAATGAAGCAGCTTTATCTGAATCaagtcttatcccactaagtggagtCAGCTACATGAATCAACTTTCGCCATAATATTCTATCCAAGACCAAACTTttatccaaatcgttaatctcgaGGTCTTTCTtgataacttctcttatagtttttctaggtcttgctcttcttcaacttgtttgATTTCTCTCGATTtgatctactctccttaccaCCGAATCTACATGTCTTTTTTCTACATGTCCAAACCAactaagtctattttccaccatcttaTCTACCACAGGAACTACCCAACACTCTCTCTAATATGTTCACTTCTAATCCTATCCTTACCACGCATCCAGCGCAACATCCTCATATCTCTGCTATATCACAAGAGTCTTAAAATTAAATCAATGAGTCGTACTAAGTACTAAGTAGTCCACATTTTCCATAATGCTTATCTTAAATTGTCCTAACAATGCATCAAAATCTTAAAATCTTCACAATTTATTTTCCTTGCATAATTGAACTCTAGTTTTAATTACCCATCACCAAATGCAAATCAAAGAACACATAAGACCAAGAATATGAGCATCTAACTTTACTGAATTAAAAACATCATAGCTCTTTCAATTGGGGAAAAAAATAAACCTAGCAAATAGAAAAGTAGAGGATCAAAGCAGCAACTGAAATGAGTTAATTCACCAAAATCACACAACTTTTCAATGTTAAAAACATTGATCCATTAGACAGTTACAATtgaatttcccataaaaaaaatacaattgagAAATTGAGAAAGGCTTACATGTAAAACAAAGTTGAACAGCGATGATCTGGGAGTGGCAAGAATCGCAGGCGCAAATCGAGTTTATAGGAAAATCACtttttagttaattaatataaaaatagctTATTTGTCTGTGTTTTTGGTTCATTGCATTATTCGCATTTTCAGATCTTTTCCGTCATAACGTGCAAAAGTGATTCCCACTACGAAGTGgaccatttatttatttaacttttttataaacatttaattattttttaattaaataatgtatttattttttttaaataaaaatcattaaattaaaatttttatttatttaattgatctTATTAATGGtgttaataaaatacaaaattgatTGATTtaagaaaatagttttaaatttaaaGACAATTCATTACACAAATTTCAAAAACATATAAGTATGTCATTTAttttaggggtgatcaaaaccaaaccaacccaatagaaaaccgcaaaccaaaccaaaccaaaccgaaaccgcaaaaaaccgcatttggttcggattagtttgggtcatcttttaacaaaaccgcatggttcggtttggtttgcggtttatattttataaaccgaatcaaaccgcattatgttacaacctaacttttacttaactcacatccaacccaaacttaaatctataataccttaaccttatgattacgaacaattttctcatccttacacatgattttagtcccgatcttctcaaatctctaatggcattatcgcgtcttctttgccacatacatcttccctctttttctataatctctactctcttatattctttcttcttcaccttctcatttttaggcaaatgttctctatttcagtttcgtttttatcgc encodes:
- the LOC131644302 gene encoding glycolipid transfer protein 1-like, with amino-acid sequence MEGTVFAPALEGIKNVKSEQGEILSQPFLEVCKQILPVIEKFGAAMTLVKSDIGGNISRLESKYSSSPTKFNYLYSLVQVEVETKTAKSSSSCTNGLLWLTRAMDFLVALFRNLIEHTDWSMSQACTDSYNKTLKKWHGWLASSSFTVAMKLAPDRKKFMDVIQGGGDVNADIEKFCTTFSPFLEENHKFLARFGLDELKAS